A window of the Microtus ochrogaster isolate Prairie Vole_2 unplaced genomic scaffold, MicOch1.0 UNK60, whole genome shotgun sequence genome harbors these coding sequences:
- the Rap1a gene encoding ras-related protein Rap-1A translates to MREYKLVVLGSGGVGKSALTVQFVQGIFVEKYDPTIEDSYRKQVEVDCQQCMLEILDTAGTEQFTAMRDLYMKNGQGFALVYSITAQSTFNDLQDLREQILRVKDTEDVPMILVGNKCDLEDERVVGKEQGQNLARQWCNCAFLESSAKSKINVNEIFYDLVRQINRKTPVEKKKPKKKSCLLL, encoded by the exons ATGCGTGAGTACAAGCTAGTGGTCCTTGGTTCAGGAGGCGTGGGGAAGTCTGCTCTG aCAGTTCAGTTTGTTCAGGGaatttttgttgaaaaatatgACCCAACGATAGAAGATTCCTACAGAAAG CAAGTTGAAGTAGATTGCCAACAATGTATGCTGGAAATCCTGGATACTGCAGGAACA GAACAATTTACAGCAATGAGGGATTTGTATATGAAGAATGGCCAGGGGTTTGCACTAGTCTATTCAATCACAGCTCAGTCTACGTTTAATGACCTACAGGACTTGAGAGAACAGATTTTACGGGTTAAAGACACAGAAGAT GTTCCAATGATTTTGGTTGGCAATAAATGTGACCTTGAAGATGAGCGGGTAGTTGGCAAAGAACAAGGCCAGAATTTAGCAAGACAGTGGTGTAACTGTGCCTTTTTAGAATCTTCTGCAAAGTCAAAGATCAACGTTAATGAG ATATTTTATGACCTGGtcagacagataaatagaaaaacacCAGTGGAAAAGAAGAAGCCTAAAAAGAAATCATGTCTGCTGCTCTAG